Proteins encoded together in one Deinococcus hopiensis KR-140 window:
- a CDS encoding zinc ribbon domain-containing protein produces the protein MSDTGPLQSLYRVQELDLDLDRLRAEEGSIPDALRDARGVQERLNNDLEDAEITLEGVEKQLRQLEQDLAGTREQIARAREEQDKNAFDARAQSQYGSRIQMLEERAEEMEEDLAPLRGRQRELGEKASGLRAEHRALRPQLEALEAQDEARVQGLRDQGQGARDERAELVGGLDSRTVKEYDLIRKAKKGLGLVEIRGGRCTGCNVMLPVNVQQKAAQGKLPPVKCPSCGRFLVKLS, from the coding sequence ATGAGCGACACCGGACCCCTTCAGAGCCTGTACCGTGTTCAGGAACTCGACCTGGACCTCGACCGGCTGCGTGCCGAGGAGGGCAGCATCCCGGACGCGCTGCGCGACGCCCGTGGGGTGCAGGAGCGCCTCAACAACGATCTTGAAGACGCCGAGATCACCCTTGAAGGCGTTGAAAAGCAGCTGCGGCAGCTGGAGCAAGACCTCGCGGGCACCCGCGAGCAGATCGCCCGAGCGCGCGAGGAGCAGGACAAGAACGCCTTCGACGCCCGCGCGCAGAGCCAGTACGGCAGCCGCATCCAGATGCTTGAAGAGCGCGCTGAGGAGATGGAAGAAGACCTCGCGCCCCTGCGTGGGCGCCAGCGTGAGCTGGGCGAGAAGGCCAGCGGCCTGCGCGCCGAGCACCGCGCCCTGCGCCCCCAGCTCGAAGCCCTGGAAGCCCAGGATGAGGCCCGAGTGCAGGGTCTACGCGACCAGGGACAGGGTGCGCGCGACGAGCGTGCGGAGCTGGTGGGCGGCCTCGATTCGCGCACCGTCAAGGAATATGACCTGATCCGCAAGGCCAAAAAGGGCCTGGGACTCGTCGAGATTCGCGGGGGCCGCTGCACCGGCTGCAACGTGATGCTCCCCGTAAACGTGCAGCAAAAGGCTGCCCAGGGCAAGCTGCCCCCGGTCAAGTGCCCCTCATGCGGGAGATTTCTCGTCAAGTTGAGCTGA